Within the Coleofasciculus sp. FACHB-1120 genome, the region AACTGCCGCTCGTCGAGTGCTATGCCGGACAGCTCAACCAAGTATTTATGAATATCTTGGTGAATTCTGTTGATGCAATAGACGAGAGTAACGCCCAGCGTACCTATCAAAATATAAAAGACCATCCCAATCGAATTACAATTCGCACGTCAACTGTGAATGCACAATGGGTGGAAGTAGGGATCGCCGATAACGGAGTCGGTATTTCTAAAGAGATTCAACAACGAATATTTAATCCTTTCTTTACGACCAAACCGCTGGGAAAAGGCACCGGAATGGGGATGTCCATCAGCTACCAAATCGTCACAGAGAAACATGGCGGCAAATTGGAGTGCTTCTCAACCCCCGGTGAAGGAACTGAGTTCATCATTCGGATTCCTCTCCGGCAACACGTTAAGCCAGCAGTTTAGCTAGATGCTGATTGCCAGCACATTTCCAGTTTTACAGATATATGGTGCCATTGTTCGGCTCTTTAGAGTCTTTTCGTTAGGGTGACTCTTGAAAATGTGTTTCTACCTCGCCATATGTTACTTTCCCGGCTAGCAATTGCATTCAAGGCAACAATTCGGGAATCCTTCTGACAAAACTAGAATTCTCGATTTGATTTGAGAAAGGATCTTCTGACAATCCGGAATACCTACAAAAGTCTGATTCGGACACAGGAGAGACTAAGGATAAGGTATTAACGGCTCCTAACACTTGTGAGTCGCGCACTTCCAGGTAATGCTGAAGTTGACTGAGATTTCTGTGACCCGACACTTCCTAAACAATTCTTAAGGGGATAAGAGCATCGCTCATTTGGGTCAGGGCGGAACGTCGGAAACTATGAGATGAGACACCTTCTAAGCCGACTCGTTTGCAGGCTTTTCTCAGTGCCTTATCAGCTGAGTCGGTTTGAAAAGGAGAACCGAAGCGACCGGAGAACAAATAGGGTTGACCCGTTGCTGGCTGGTAGTTGGTGAGAAGGATTCGTAGGTCATCAATAACGGGGATGGTGCGAGTCGCTTGTTTTCCTTTGGTGTTCCCCTTCCTAGTGATTAGCGTGGAGCGAACTCTTCCAGAGTGCGTCGTAGACATCCACAATTCCCAGGGTGCAAGCTTCCTGGATTCGGCAGGCACAAAACAAGCAGTTGCCGAATAAGGCGCGATCGCGGGGGGTCTGTAAACCCTAATTGAATAACAACTGGATTTCTTCTACAGATAAAACCTTGGATCTTCCGTGTCGATCTATCTTCATGGAGGCTACCCATCAATGCCCAATGATTTACCACGATTTGGGGGTAGCTTGCTAGCGCAACTCTCAAGTCCCAATTGAAACTTGCAATGCAAAAAAAATGGAGAGTGCTGTGACGCAAGAAGGTAAGTAAGTAGTGGCAAGTTGCTGGTAATCAGATTCAGGCGTCATCTCAAAGCTTGATTAAAAGCACGCTGAATCAAAGCTCAGTAAAAATACCGTATGTGATACAGTGTTTCATCGCTATAGTTAAGTGCAAGGGTTCAGGTAATCCCCGTAGGCTTTAGTAGAAAAAAACTTGTCAATCTTTTAGTTAGATAACTACTTTCCTCCGCGTGAGCGACTGAAAACCACAGACCAAAAAACAACCGCACACAGGTGATCCCATCACCGTACTAAAACGGAAAAATTGTACGCACTTGGCTGAAAGCTTTTACCCGTCTTATTTGTAGAAATTATTATTCTATTTTGGTGCAGAGTATAGCATATACTCTGCATCTTGATAGTGGTGTTAAATTAACGTACTCTCAAGACTTTGGATTTAATACTAATTCCTTAACATACAATTTTTCTCTTTCAGCACGGTGCCCCCTAATCCACCATTGTTCCAATTCGATTTTACCAAGGTACATCAGTATGCATCCTGATTCCGATCTGTTCAGCACAAAATATATCCCGCCATGCACTCCTACTGAAGAAGTATTGTCAGCTATATGGAGCCAGGTTTTAGGGGTAGAAGTCGGCAGAAAACAAAACTTTTTTGAAGCAGGAGGAGATTCTTTAAACGCCACCCAAATCATTGTTCTTACACAGAAAGCTTTGGGTGTGCTGTTGACCCTAAATTTATTTTTTGAATCACCTACAATTGCTGAGTTAAGCTCTCGGATAGAAGCTCTTCACCAAGCTGAACCTGGATTGTCAGTAACCACTATCGAACCAGCATCCCACTCCACAGAATTGCTACTTTCGTTTCCTCAGCAGCGAATGTGGTTTTTTGAGCAATTTGTAGAGAGAAATGCTACTTACAGTATGCATAGACTACTACATTTGGTAGGGGATCTCAACGTAGCCGCTCTAGAGAAAAGTTTGACAGAAATCGTGCGTCGTCATGAAATTCTGCGTACCACTTTCCGCAGCGTCAATGGCGCTCCCATACAAGTCATCGCGGCTAGTTTGGCTATAACTGTTCCAATGGTGGACTTGCAGCATTTACTAGAAGCAGAACAGGCAGCGGAGGTGCAGCGGTTGGCTAACTACGAAGCCCACCAACCTTTCGATCTAGTCAACGGTCCCCTACTGCGCGTTACTCGGCTCCAACTAGCAGAACAATCCCACGTACTGCTAATAACGATGCATCATATTATTGGCGATGGCTGGTCGTGGGTAGTATTTTTCCGGGAGTTGGGTATCTTATATCAGGCATTCTTTCAAGGTGAAGCTTCGCCTTTACCAGAACTCCCCATCCAGTACGCTGACTTTGCCTGCTGGCAGCGACAGTGGTTCACTGGAGAATTGCTAGAAACTCAACTGATTTACTGGAAACAACAGCTAGCGGGGGCACCGCCCTTATTAGAACTACCAACAGATCGATCGCGCCCTAGCATACAGACTTTTCGAGGGGCTACGGAGTCCTTTAACTTGAGTGCCCAGCTAACGCAAAAGCTAAAGACTTTTAGCCAAAAATCAGGGGTGACTCTATTTATGACACTCCTGGCGGCTTTTTTCACTTTATTACACCGCTACAGTGGGCAGTCAGATATTGTTATCGGCTCTCCCATTGCTAACCGCCACCGCAGCGAAATAGAGCCGCTGATTGGCTTCTTTGTAAACACCCTAGCACTGCGAATTCAGGGGCAAGAAAATCCCACTTTCGCGGATTTGCTTGCTCAGGTACGGCAGATTACCCTGGATGCTCACGCTCATCAGGATTTTCCGTTTGAACGGTTAGTAGAGGTATTGCAGCCTGAACGATCTGCTAGCTACACTCCTATCTTCCAGGTAATGTTTGTCCTACAAAACACCCCACCAGAGAAGCTGGAATTCCCAAATCTCACTTTAACTGCTCTAAAACCCAAAAATAACACAGCTAAATTCGATTTAACCCTGTCACTTAAGGAGACTGAGACAGGAATATCCGGGGAGTGGGAATACAGTACCGATCTGTTTGAAGCCGCAACCGTTCACCGAATGATAGGGCATTTACAAACTTTACTAACAGGAATTGTCGCTAACCCAGAATCTCCCGTTTCTAAATTGCCACTACTTACTGAGTCGGAACGGCATCAGCTACTGGTGGAGTGGAATAACACCCAGATAGACTATCCCGAAGACAAGTGTATCCATCAGGTATTTGAAGCCCAAGTGGAGCGAACTCCTGATGCTGTAGCAGTTGTATTTGAAGAACAGCAGCTTAGCTACAGGGAGTTAAATTGTCGTGCCAATCAATTAGCACAGTACCTGCAAACTTTAGGAGTAGGTCCGGAAGTATTGGTGGGCCTATGCGTCGAGCCTTCTATCGAGATGATCGTAGGGATTCTGGGAATTTTTAAAGCTGGTGGGGCTTATGTACCATTAGACCCTGATTATCCCCAAGAACGTCTGGCTTATATAGTGTCAGACTCGCAAGTATCAGTGCTCGTAACTCAGAAAAAATTAGTTGACCAATGTTCCGATTATCAGGGGCTTACAGTTTGCTTGGATACAGATTGGGAAGAAATTTCCCGACCAAGCCAGTTAAATCTAACTATTAGCGTACATCCTCACAATCTAGCTTACGTTATCCATACTTCCGGCTCGACAGGCCAACCAAAAGGCGTGTTAATCCAACACCAAGGGTTGTGTAACCAAGCTACTAAAGCCTTGCAGATAGAACTTGACATACAGCCAGATAGTCGGGTGCTGCAATTCTTTTCCTTTGGCTTCGATGGTTCTATATGGGCGATTGTAAAGACGCTGGTAGCAGGTGCGGCATTAGTTTTAGCAAAAAAAGAATCTTTACTTCCAGGAGAGGGTTTGATTCAACTATTGCAGGATGCCGCTATCACGACTATCATGCTTCCTCCAGCAGTCTTGAAATTATTACCTTTAGAGGATTTGCCTTCGCTACGGACAATTCTTGTTGCGGGGGAAGCTTGCTCTATCGATCTAGTGACTCGATGGGCACCAGGTCGTCGCTTCTTTAACGCTTACGGGCCAACAGAAACAACGGTTTGTGCCACCGCTGCTGAATTAACTGATGGCAGCCAACCCATAACTATTGGTCGTCCAATTGCTAACACCCAAACGTACGTCCTGGATGCCCACTTGCAACCTGTACCTATTGGCGTGTCTGGAGAGTTATATATAGGCGGTGTGGGTTTAGCGCGGGGTTATGCGAATAGACCCGATTTAACTTCTGAAAGGTTTATTAGCAATCCTTTTAACAGCAAACAGGGAGAGCGGATCTACAAAACCGGAGACTTAGTCCGCTACCTTGCAGACGGGAACATTGAGTATCTTGGTCGTACCGATCGCCAATTAAAGATTCGCGGGTTCCGCATTGAACTAGACGAAATCCAGGTTGTTTTAGAAGAACATCCCGATGTTGAGCAATGCTTAGTAATAGCACAAGAAGACCGACCGGGCGACAAGCGTTTGGTAGGGTATATTATCTCCAAGCTTATCCCCGAACGCCTTCTTTACGAGAGCGAGTGCGTGGTAGAAATTGACAACGATAAATTCCTACTTCGGACTCAGGATATCTCCCAGACCGGCGTTAAGCTAGGGGGAACCCCTCCCGCATTTAGCCCAGGCAAGCCTATTTGTCTGCGCCTGCTTTTACCTGGAGCTTCGGAAGCTATTTATCTACAAGGAACGGTGAAGTGGTGCCAAGAGCAACAAGCTGGGATTGCCTTACATCTTGACCCTACAGAACAAGCTCTAATCGATCAAGGCATAGATTATCTTCTGGAAAGCCAAGGATTGTGGCAATCTTTGCAGCGGACAGCGAATCAAAACTTCCGGGATTACCTTCAGAAGAAGCTGCCCAACTACATGGTGCCATCTGCTTTCGTGTTAATGAAAGCTTTTCCACTCACACCGAACGGCAAAGTCGATCATCGTGCCCTACCCGTTCCCCAAGCGCTACCCAAAGCCCCGCTCGCCGACGATAGCAAGCCCAAAACCGAACTCGAAAAAATTCTGGCCACGGTTTGGCAAGAGATACTTCAATTAGATACAGTAGGCATTCACGATAATTTCTTCGATCTGGGCGGTCATTCTTTACTGCTAGTTCAGGTTCACAACAAATTATCAAAAATATTGGAACAAAAGCTGTCCATCGTTGACCTGTTCCAATATCCAACCATCCAATCTTTAGCTAAATTATTCAGCCAAGAGTCTGGTCAAAAAATTGATTTAGCCTCCAGCCCTTCACGCACCCAGATAAATCTGCTCCGTAAAAGAACAGATGAGACAGCGATAGCGATTATCGGCATGGCGGGTCGTTTTCCTGGCGCTAAAAACATCGATGAATTTTGGCAAAATCTGCAAAATGGTGTCGAGTCGATTTCCTTCTTCTCTAACGATGAACTGCTCTCTTTGGGAGTGAACCAGGCTATGCTGGGGCAGCCTAATTACGTCAAAGCAAGCGGCTTTGTGCCAGATTCGGAGATGTTTGACGCTTCCTTCTTTGGATTTAGTCCCAGAGAAGCCGAAGTGACAGACCCCCAACACCGCCTGTTGTTAGAGTGCGCGTGGGAAGCTATTGAAGATGCGGGATATGACACGGCTACATACTCCGGGAAAATTGGAGTTTATGCCGGAGCAGGTATGAACAATTATCTGCTTAAGAATCTAGCTCCCCATATCGAGTGGGCCGACCCAGCCTCCTCTTACCAAATAACGATTAGTAATGAGAAAGATTTTCTGTCCACGCGGGTAGCTTACAAACTCAACCTCAAAGGTCCTGCTATCAACGTACAAACGGCCTGTTCAACTTCATTAGTTGCAGTGCATGTAGCCTGCTCTAGTTTGCTCAACGGCGAATGCGACATGGCTTTAGCTGGCGGCGTTTCTCTCAAACTCCCGCAAGAGGCTGGCTATCTGTATCAACAAGGAATGATTTTGTCTCCCGACGGTCATTGCCGCGCTTTTGATGCGAAGGCGCAGGGAACTGTTCGCGGGAATGGCGCGGGCGTTGTGGTTTTGAAACGATTAAACAATGCCATTGCTTCAGGCGATCGCGTTTATGCCGTTATCAAAGGCTCTGCTATCAATAACGATGGTTCCTTAAAAGTTGGCTATACTGCCCCCAGCGTGGAAGGGCAAGCAGCGGTTATCGCCGCCGCACTTACGACAGCAGGAATTGAACCCGAAGCTATCAGTTATATCGAGTCGCACGGCACCGGCACCCAACTCGGTGATCCCATCGAAATTGCGGCACTGACAAAGGCTTTCCGCAGCCAGACTCAGAAAAAGGGTTTTTGCGCGATTGGTTCGGTGAAAACCAATGTCGGACATTTGGATACTGCTGCTGGCGTAACAGGTTTGATTAAAGCTGCCCTCGCGCTGAAACACAAATTGCTACCCCCCAGCTTGCATTTTGAGCAACCCAATCCTCAGATTGATTTCGCTAACAGTCCTTTCTACGTTAATACCAAGCTAATGGCATGGGAAACAAATGACATTCCCCGTCGTGCTGGAGTTAGTTCTTTTGGTATTGGCGGTACCAATGTCCATGTAGTTTTGGAAGAATCGCCAGTAGAGGCCCGCGAGAAAGCAGAGGCACCGGGGAGAAAGTGCCAGTTGTTGGTCTTATCTGCAAGAACCAGTACGGCACTCGATAAAGCCACTGCCAATTTAGCGGAATACTTAAAGCAACATCTTGAACTTAACTTGGCTGATGTCGCTTATACCCTCAGTAAGGGGCGTAAGGCTTTTAATCATCGGCGGGTTGTTGTTTGTCAGGATATTCAAGATGCGATCGCATCTCTAACTACTCTCGACAGCCAACGAGTGTTTACCAACGTTTACGAATCCAAAACTCGTCCTGTCGCCTTCATGTTTTCCGGACAGGGTTCCCAGTATGTGCATATGACGAGGGAACTTTATGAGGTTGAATCCACATTTCGCCAACAAGTCAATCTGTGTTGCGAATTGCTCAAACCTCACTTACAGTTGGACTTGCGCGATGTCCTCTACCCCAGCGAAGCGGATATCGAAGCCGCAACCGAGCAACTGAAACAAACGGCAATTGCACAGCCCGCTCTATTTGTCATTGAGTACGCCCTAGCAACCCTATGGATGGAGTGGGGAGTGTATCCTACTTGTGCGATCGGGCATAGCATTGGTGAATATGTAGCCGCGTGTCTGGCTGGTGTTTTCTCCCTCGAAGACGCATTAGCTCTCGTAGCGATGCGGGGAAAATTGATGCAGCAAATGCCCGCAGGCGCAATGCTTGCCGTTCCACTTCCAGAAGCAGACTTGCAACTCCTCTTGGAAGCGCCTCTAGAAGTGGCTTTAATTAACGGACCGTCTAATTGCGTGGTTTCGGGAGCGATCGAAGCTATAGATACCTTACAAAACAAGTTGACTTCCAAAGGTATCGGGTATCGTCGCTTGCAGACATCCCATGCGTTTCACTCTCAAATGATGGAACCTATCTTAAAGCCCTTCACGCAATTGATGGAAAAGGTTAACCTTCAGCCGCCACAATTTCCCTACATTTCCAATGTCACCGGCACTTGGATTGCAGCCGAACAAGCCACTGACCCCTATTACTGGGCGAAACACTTGCGAAGTACGGTACGTTTTGCTGAAGGGTTGCAACAACTTTTCCAAAAACCCGAACAAATTCTGCTAGAAATAGGACCAGGGCGATCGCTAAGCACATTAGCCAAACAGCATTCGCACAAGTCTACAGAACAGATTGTACTAACTTCAACGCGCCATCCTCAAGAACACCAAGCAGATGTAGAAGTTTTGCTCACCACTTTGAGTCGGCTTTGGCTGGCAGGTGTAGAAATAAATTGGTCGGAATTTTATCGCCCGCAGCAACCTAGCCGCGTTTCCTTACCCACCTATCCCTTTGAACGGCAACGTTACTGGATCGCTCCACCATCTAAGCTTTCAGGATTAACCGCCAAGCCTGTTGAGAAGGTATTGGCTTTGCCCAAGTCTGAAATAACACTATCGACGACCGAAGAGGAATACTTCAGTCCCCAGATGCGAAAAAGTTATGTACCTCCTCGCAATCAGACTGAACAAAAAATTGCTGAAATATGGCAACAATTTTTCAAACTCCGACAAGTGGGAATATACGACAACTTTTTTGAGTTGGGAGGAGACTCTTTACTAGCACTTCAGCTAATTTCCAAGTTACAAGATGCTCTGCTAATTGAACTATCGCCCAATAGTTTATTAAGTCAACCGACTATTGCCGAATTAGCTGAGTTAATTGAAGCAAGTCCTTCCACTTCTGGAACTCTTAAAGTTAGTTCCTCTCAACAGCCAGCTATTCCTTCCTGTCTGGTGGAAATCCAAAAGGGAAATAGCCTAAAGCCCCCTCTATTTTTGATACATCCAGTAGGTGGTCACGTTTATTTCTATCGCTATTTGGCTCAAGATTTAGGAACTGAGCAACCTGTTTATGGATTGCAAGCCCAAGGGATAGATGGAAAAGCCGAACCATTGACTGAGATTGAAGCAATGGCAACTCAATATATTGAAGCAATGCGTTTGATTCAGCCAACAGGGCCTTATTACATAGGTGGTGCTTCTTTTGGAGGGATGGTTGGGTTCGAGATCGCCCAACAACTACACCAGCAACAGGAAGTTGTAGCATTACTAGCTATGCTCGATACACCCGGGCCTGGTCAATTACCAGATGGGCATAAAGTAGAGACAGATGCCCAAATCCTTGCTTATTTTATCAATATGCTGGGAGATGATTCAGTTTCCTTGGATGACATTCATCAACTCGAACCAGACGAACAGATAAGGAAGTTCTTAACAATAAGAAACGCTCATCAACGGTTTTCGGAGTCTGACCTAAAGCAGTTTCGCCATTTGCTCCATATCTTTAAAGTTAACGTTCGCTCCATGCTTAGCTATATCCCTAAAGTTTATCCAGGTCGAATTGTTTTCTTCCGCGCTCGCGAACGGGATGATACTCTTCCTCATCACCCAGAACGAGCTTGGATAGATTTGGCGTTTGAAGGGATAGAAATTCACCAAGTTCATGGTAATCACATCACCATGAATCAACCACCTCATGTGTCAGTTCTTGCTGAAAAGTTGAAAGTCTATCTGAAGTAGGTCTGTGTAGATGGTTCTGTTGCAAAAAATGCCCTCTGCTTTAAGAATCCAACTAGACTTTGAACAAGACCGAACACTAAGAGAATTAAGCAGTGCTAAAGGAATAGCCAGAAGAGTAAAAGAACGAGCAATGGCACTGCACAGATTAGCCAAAGACTAGCAAGGGAACGCAAGATTAAACTAGGACAGGAGCAAGTGCGACGTATCCTCAAAAAAAGGGTAGCGTTGGATATGACCTAGCAATGGCGATTGTAGCTGGGGTTGAAAACAGAGCTAATCATGCTTGTTACCCAGTTGAACGTTTGGCGTTGCTGATTCACGGTATGAATCAACTTTTGGCTTGAAGTTACAAAACTCACCCTACTTGGCTTATAGCCCTTCCGAAATCTTGAATTACTACCTGTATTCAGCAAGGCCGAACGTTTTATGTTTAATTAGCTGGAGCTAATTAATTGTTTACACAAAAGGCAATTTGACGTTGATAATACCTCCTAATATTACGCTAGCTAAATGAACGTCTTCTTACAAAAGTTAGAAATTAACTTCTTATTTTTAGCCATCAAGAATAATTAAAAATATCAGATTTTTTTGTACAAAAATTAAAACAATTTGTTTAAATTGAGGGGTAGCGAAAATGAGAATGATTGCAAATATTCCAGCATTAAAATCGAGAAATTGTCGCCTATTTTTTGGCGGGCAAGGTCTTTCCTTAGTAGGAACTTGGATGACACAAGTTGCTACTATTTGGCTGGTTTATGATTTGAGTAATTCGCCTTGGTTATTAGGGGTTGTTGGGTTTACTAGCCAAATTCCCAGCTTGGTTTTACTACCAATTGCAGGCGTATTAGACCTCTTGCGTGAATCAGGCAGATTGGGAACGGAGCAGTTCAATATTAACGATCGCGGCAATGAGGTT harbors:
- a CDS encoding non-ribosomal peptide synthetase/type I polyketide synthase, whose amino-acid sequence is MHPDSDLFSTKYIPPCTPTEEVLSAIWSQVLGVEVGRKQNFFEAGGDSLNATQIIVLTQKALGVLLTLNLFFESPTIAELSSRIEALHQAEPGLSVTTIEPASHSTELLLSFPQQRMWFFEQFVERNATYSMHRLLHLVGDLNVAALEKSLTEIVRRHEILRTTFRSVNGAPIQVIAASLAITVPMVDLQHLLEAEQAAEVQRLANYEAHQPFDLVNGPLLRVTRLQLAEQSHVLLITMHHIIGDGWSWVVFFRELGILYQAFFQGEASPLPELPIQYADFACWQRQWFTGELLETQLIYWKQQLAGAPPLLELPTDRSRPSIQTFRGATESFNLSAQLTQKLKTFSQKSGVTLFMTLLAAFFTLLHRYSGQSDIVIGSPIANRHRSEIEPLIGFFVNTLALRIQGQENPTFADLLAQVRQITLDAHAHQDFPFERLVEVLQPERSASYTPIFQVMFVLQNTPPEKLEFPNLTLTALKPKNNTAKFDLTLSLKETETGISGEWEYSTDLFEAATVHRMIGHLQTLLTGIVANPESPVSKLPLLTESERHQLLVEWNNTQIDYPEDKCIHQVFEAQVERTPDAVAVVFEEQQLSYRELNCRANQLAQYLQTLGVGPEVLVGLCVEPSIEMIVGILGIFKAGGAYVPLDPDYPQERLAYIVSDSQVSVLVTQKKLVDQCSDYQGLTVCLDTDWEEISRPSQLNLTISVHPHNLAYVIHTSGSTGQPKGVLIQHQGLCNQATKALQIELDIQPDSRVLQFFSFGFDGSIWAIVKTLVAGAALVLAKKESLLPGEGLIQLLQDAAITTIMLPPAVLKLLPLEDLPSLRTILVAGEACSIDLVTRWAPGRRFFNAYGPTETTVCATAAELTDGSQPITIGRPIANTQTYVLDAHLQPVPIGVSGELYIGGVGLARGYANRPDLTSERFISNPFNSKQGERIYKTGDLVRYLADGNIEYLGRTDRQLKIRGFRIELDEIQVVLEEHPDVEQCLVIAQEDRPGDKRLVGYIISKLIPERLLYESECVVEIDNDKFLLRTQDISQTGVKLGGTPPAFSPGKPICLRLLLPGASEAIYLQGTVKWCQEQQAGIALHLDPTEQALIDQGIDYLLESQGLWQSLQRTANQNFRDYLQKKLPNYMVPSAFVLMKAFPLTPNGKVDHRALPVPQALPKAPLADDSKPKTELEKILATVWQEILQLDTVGIHDNFFDLGGHSLLLVQVHNKLSKILEQKLSIVDLFQYPTIQSLAKLFSQESGQKIDLASSPSRTQINLLRKRTDETAIAIIGMAGRFPGAKNIDEFWQNLQNGVESISFFSNDELLSLGVNQAMLGQPNYVKASGFVPDSEMFDASFFGFSPREAEVTDPQHRLLLECAWEAIEDAGYDTATYSGKIGVYAGAGMNNYLLKNLAPHIEWADPASSYQITISNEKDFLSTRVAYKLNLKGPAINVQTACSTSLVAVHVACSSLLNGECDMALAGGVSLKLPQEAGYLYQQGMILSPDGHCRAFDAKAQGTVRGNGAGVVVLKRLNNAIASGDRVYAVIKGSAINNDGSLKVGYTAPSVEGQAAVIAAALTTAGIEPEAISYIESHGTGTQLGDPIEIAALTKAFRSQTQKKGFCAIGSVKTNVGHLDTAAGVTGLIKAALALKHKLLPPSLHFEQPNPQIDFANSPFYVNTKLMAWETNDIPRRAGVSSFGIGGTNVHVVLEESPVEAREKAEAPGRKCQLLVLSARTSTALDKATANLAEYLKQHLELNLADVAYTLSKGRKAFNHRRVVVCQDIQDAIASLTTLDSQRVFTNVYESKTRPVAFMFSGQGSQYVHMTRELYEVESTFRQQVNLCCELLKPHLQLDLRDVLYPSEADIEAATEQLKQTAIAQPALFVIEYALATLWMEWGVYPTCAIGHSIGEYVAACLAGVFSLEDALALVAMRGKLMQQMPAGAMLAVPLPEADLQLLLEAPLEVALINGPSNCVVSGAIEAIDTLQNKLTSKGIGYRRLQTSHAFHSQMMEPILKPFTQLMEKVNLQPPQFPYISNVTGTWIAAEQATDPYYWAKHLRSTVRFAEGLQQLFQKPEQILLEIGPGRSLSTLAKQHSHKSTEQIVLTSTRHPQEHQADVEVLLTTLSRLWLAGVEINWSEFYRPQQPSRVSLPTYPFERQRYWIAPPSKLSGLTAKPVEKVLALPKSEITLSTTEEEYFSPQMRKSYVPPRNQTEQKIAEIWQQFFKLRQVGIYDNFFELGGDSLLALQLISKLQDALLIELSPNSLLSQPTIAELAELIEASPSTSGTLKVSSSQQPAIPSCLVEIQKGNSLKPPLFLIHPVGGHVYFYRYLAQDLGTEQPVYGLQAQGIDGKAEPLTEIEAMATQYIEAMRLIQPTGPYYIGGASFGGMVGFEIAQQLHQQQEVVALLAMLDTPGPGQLPDGHKVETDAQILAYFINMLGDDSVSLDDIHQLEPDEQIRKFLTIRNAHQRFSESDLKQFRHLLHIFKVNVRSMLSYIPKVYPGRIVFFRARERDDTLPHHPERAWIDLAFEGIEIHQVHGNHITMNQPPHVSVLAEKLKVYLK